Genomic window (Streptosporangium brasiliense):
ACCGGCGTCGAGCGCGCCGCGGCCAACGGCGACTACGTCGTCATGGACCTCGCCGCCGCGATCGACGGTGTGAACATCGAGGAGCAGCAGGCCAACGACGTCTCCTACGAGGTCGGCGCCGGCTCGGTGCTGCAGGGCCTCGACGACGCGCTGGTCGGCATGTCCGCCGGTGACACCAAGGAGTTCACCACCAACCTGGTCGGCGGCGAGAACGCCGGCGAGGAGGCCGTGGTCACCATCACCATCAAGAGCGTCAAGGAGAAGGTCCTCCCCGAGCTCGACGATGAGTTCGCCCAGCTCGCCAGCGAGTTCGACACCCTCGACGAGCTCAAGGACAGCGTCCGCGAGCAGGCCCGCCGCAACAAGCTGATCGAGCAGGTCGTCAAGGCCCGGGAGAACGCCCTGGAGGCGCTCCTCGCCAAGATCGACATCCCGCTGCCGGACAGCGCGTTCGAGCGCGAGGTCGACAGCCGCAAGCACAACCTCGAGCACCAGATCGCCGAGAGTGGCCTGAGCAAGGAGGCGTTCTTCCGCCTCTACCAGACCACCGAGGAGGAGCGCTTCGCCGAGTTCGACGAGAGCGCGGCCAAGGCGCTCAAGACCGGCTTCGTCCTCGACAAGATCGTCAAGTCCGAGGAGCTCGGCGTCAGCGAGCAGGAGCTGACCAACTTCGTGGTGCAGCGCGCCATGCAGATGAACGTCGCCCCGAACACCCTCGCCCAGCACCTCGCCGACAGCGACCAGCTCACGCTGGCCATGGTCGAGATCGTCCGCGACAAGGCCAAGAGCCTCATCGGCGACGCGGCCAAGGTGACCGACGAGGCCGGCAACGAGGTGGACCTCAAGGCCATCTACACCGAGATCAACGGTGAGCAGCCCGCGGAGGAGGCGGCTGACGAGCCCGCCGAGGCCGAGGCCGAGGCTGAGGCCAAGTAGGCCCCGCCACGACGCACCCGACGCCCCCCGCCGTGCCCGGCACGGCGGGGGGCGTCCGGCGTCTCCGGCCCCCGCCGCACCTCGGGGACCGGTCAGGGGCGAGCGATTCCCTGGACGGTCCTGAGGGCTCCTCCGCTCCCGGCCCGGCGAGCCGCGGTCCGGACCGGGCGAGCGCCGCCGTCCGGGCCGGGTGTGCCGCGGTCCCGGCCGGAGCGAGGGCCCCGGCCGCCGCCGCGGAGGGAGCGGGAGCCGGCCGGACGCCTCCGGCCCGGTCCTCCCCGAGGCCGCGTGCCCCCCGGCCACACCCCTACAGGGCCGTACGGCACCCCCTGGACCGGTCTTCACGGGGCCGCGGCACGGGGGCCGGACCGGTGTCGACACGCTGGGGGTCACGGGCGGAAACTGGATCCGAGGGGCCGCGGGAAAGAGTCCGATACGGGGTGATGAGCATGCGCCGTCAGCGAACAGCACGTGGAGGGGGCATGTCCGGTAGGCGGCGCGCGTTAAGGTCACAAGCAAAGCCAATCGATTACGACGCATCGGAAGGTGACGCTGTGACCAGCCCGCCGACCTTCTACCAGCCGACCGGCTCCGGGCCCGAGTCGATGAGCCAGTCGAACGGCTCGTTCAGGCTCGAAGACCAGCTCTACCAGCGGCTGCTGCGTGAGCGCATCATCGTGCTGGGCACTCAGGTCAACGACGAGATCGCCAACCGAATCTGCGCCGAGCTGCTCCTGCTCGCCGCGGACGATCCCGACCGGGACATCTGGCTCTACATCAACTCGCCAGGCGGATCAGTGACCGCTGGCATGGCGATTTACGACATGATGGAATACGTGCCGAACAACGTGTGCACGGTCGCGATGGGCCTGGCCGCTTCCATGGGCCAGTTCCTCCTCTGCGCTGGCGCACAGGGCAAGCGTTACGCCCTGCCGCACGCCCGCATCATGATGCACCAGCCGTCCGGAGGCATCGGCGGCACCGCCGCCGACATCGCCATCCAGGCGGAGCAGATGCTCTACGTCAAAAAGACCCTTGCCGAGCGCATCGCCTTCCACACCGGTCAGAGTTTGGACCAGATCGAGGCCGACTCCGACCGCGACCGCTGGTTCACGGCCGAGGAGGCCAAGGACTACGGTTTCATCGACCAGGTCGTGCGCAGCGCTCGACAGGTGCCCTCCTCGGGCGCCGTCTCCTGAAAGGGCACAAGGTGAGTGAGTTGATCCGGCCGGGAGACATCAACGGCCGTTACGTTCTTCCGTCCTTCACCGAACGCACGTCGTACGGCATGCGGGAGATGAACCCGTATGCCAAGCTGTTCGAGGACCGCATCATCTTCCTCGGCGTGCAGGTCGACGACGCTTCGGCCAACGACGTCATGGCGCAGCTGCTGACGCTCGAGTCGCTCGACCCCGACCGTGACATCAGCATCTACATCAACTCGCCGGGCGGTTCGTTCACCGCCATGACGGCGATCTACGACACGATGCAGTTCGTCCGTCCGGAGATCCAGACGGTCTGCCTGGGACAGGCGGCGTCCGCCGCGGCGGTGCTGCTGGCCGGCGGCACGCCGGGCAAGCGCTTCGCCCTGCCGAACGCCCGCATCCTGATCCACCAGCCCTCCACCGAGGGCGGCGGCCAGGGCAGCGACATCGAGATCCAGGCGCGGGAGATCCTGCGGATGCGCTCGCAGCTCGAGTCGATCCTGGCCCAGCACTCGGGCAAGGACCCCGACGCGATCCGCAAGGACATCGAG
Coding sequences:
- the tig gene encoding trigger factor → MKTAVEELSPTRVKLTVEVPFEELGESLQAAYKKVAQQVRVPGFRPGKVPARIIEQRFGRAVVLEETLNDAVPKLYGQAVDASDLFPVSPPEIEVTKIDDGEQVEFTAEVDIRPNFDVPDYQGIEVTVPVAEVSDEDVEAQLDGLRQRFATLTGVERAAANGDYVVMDLAAAIDGVNIEEQQANDVSYEVGAGSVLQGLDDALVGMSAGDTKEFTTNLVGGENAGEEAVVTITIKSVKEKVLPELDDEFAQLASEFDTLDELKDSVREQARRNKLIEQVVKARENALEALLAKIDIPLPDSAFEREVDSRKHNLEHQIAESGLSKEAFFRLYQTTEEERFAEFDESAAKALKTGFVLDKIVKSEELGVSEQELTNFVVQRAMQMNVAPNTLAQHLADSDQLTLAMVEIVRDKAKSLIGDAAKVTDEAGNEVDLKAIYTEINGEQPAEEAADEPAEAEAEAEAK
- a CDS encoding ClpP family protease, coding for MTSPPTFYQPTGSGPESMSQSNGSFRLEDQLYQRLLRERIIVLGTQVNDEIANRICAELLLLAADDPDRDIWLYINSPGGSVTAGMAIYDMMEYVPNNVCTVAMGLAASMGQFLLCAGAQGKRYALPHARIMMHQPSGGIGGTAADIAIQAEQMLYVKKTLAERIAFHTGQSLDQIEADSDRDRWFTAEEAKDYGFIDQVVRSARQVPSSGAVS
- a CDS encoding ATP-dependent Clp protease proteolytic subunit — translated: MSELIRPGDINGRYVLPSFTERTSYGMREMNPYAKLFEDRIIFLGVQVDDASANDVMAQLLTLESLDPDRDISIYINSPGGSFTAMTAIYDTMQFVRPEIQTVCLGQAASAAAVLLAGGTPGKRFALPNARILIHQPSTEGGGQGSDIEIQAREILRMRSQLESILAQHSGKDPDAIRKDIERDKILNSEEAKAYGLIDDIIPSRKKLAKAIAS